In a single window of the Xylanibacillus composti genome:
- a CDS encoding ATP-grasp domain-containing protein: MISVGAGKNQLPFIHALEQKGYKVISFDRDQDAPGKDRSVFFQSISTHNIEAAIPWLESLGLDFFTIGCFSCGKALLTQYGIAKRFALPGSLDAMKVLMSSDKRMMRRMLEGKGLSTLEEIEVADMADDHVLDRYLLKSPNGIASNGVRRLTSEDHPAALKKQCPDWFLQEYIDGVEYRVCVIVQGSEVKYCSILERTNLHNSFIIGRLTPVFSDQELEQFVLTAVSRLEVQSAVLKLDIVKQGSRIEIIELDFGIPGDYFETHIAPYCLQYHFIDAYIDLITMKPIMKQAPRPGLYNVVDFIYSNDALNYPVNHSRIEKLVRTFDADCLWIETQAEHTVLGPPRHNQDCLFGLIHNRADYSHDEVNAWFNMQLNC; this comes from the coding sequence GTGATAAGTGTAGGAGCCGGAAAAAACCAACTTCCCTTTATACATGCACTTGAACAGAAAGGGTATAAGGTAATTTCGTTTGATCGCGATCAAGACGCGCCTGGCAAAGACAGGAGTGTTTTTTTTCAATCTATTAGCACTCACAACATAGAGGCTGCTATTCCATGGCTGGAGAGTCTGGGACTGGATTTTTTTACGATCGGGTGTTTTTCATGCGGTAAGGCATTGTTGACCCAGTATGGAATTGCAAAGCGATTTGCTCTTCCGGGCTCACTGGATGCAATGAAGGTGCTGATGAGCAGCGATAAGCGGATGATGCGTCGTATGCTTGAAGGCAAGGGGCTAAGTACCCTTGAGGAAATAGAAGTTGCGGACATGGCTGATGATCATGTGCTTGATCGGTACTTATTGAAGTCCCCCAACGGAATTGCGAGCAATGGCGTCCGAAGACTCACGAGCGAGGACCATCCTGCTGCTTTGAAAAAACAATGTCCAGACTGGTTCCTGCAAGAATATATCGATGGAGTCGAATATCGGGTATGCGTGATTGTTCAGGGTTCAGAGGTGAAGTATTGCTCTATTCTGGAAAGAACCAATCTCCATAATTCATTTATTATAGGAAGGCTAACGCCGGTTTTTTCAGATCAGGAGTTAGAGCAGTTCGTCCTGACAGCAGTAAGTCGGTTAGAAGTACAATCAGCGGTCTTAAAACTGGATATCGTGAAGCAAGGAAGCAGGATAGAAATCATTGAGCTCGACTTTGGTATTCCGGGGGACTACTTCGAAACGCATATAGCGCCTTATTGTCTTCAGTATCACTTTATTGACGCATATATCGATCTTATAACAATGAAGCCTATCATGAAACAAGCCCCAAGACCGGGCTTATACAATGTAGTTGATTTTATCTACAGCAACGATGCTCTAAACTATCCTGTGAACCATTCCAGAATAGAGAAGCTTGTGAGGACATTTGATGCGGACTGTTTATGGATTGAAACTCAAGCAGAACACACCGTTTTAGGTCCTCCACGGCATAATCAGGATTGTTTGTTTGGCCTGATACATAACCGGGCTGATTATTCTCATGATGAAGTGAATGCGTGGTTCAATATGCAGTTGAACTGCTGA
- a CDS encoding ATP-grasp domain-containing protein: MYNILLEASGSLTSGYLIKAIQQAGHRAIASDINQDIAARYLADEFLLMPSKHDSQLWEKITKMIIDNKIHIVLPSLDETLLEWSIRTEFYSRMGVHVITSAPATIEVCQDKWKTYEFFIRHGIPTPPTSLSQDYNLLKPRYGRGGQGVRFLAPGESVTMDQMITQQAVEGEEFTVDVFVDRHGDPVYIVPRQRWMVREGKSTGGIVVHDPEIIQWIHVICQKLRFQGPINVQCFRCTDGTLKFLEINPRVAGGMALGFAATENWFKLITDHFVNHNNVHPKPVQYGMKMLRYYDEVFVS; encoded by the coding sequence ATGTACAATATCTTATTGGAGGCATCTGGCAGCTTGACTTCCGGCTATCTGATCAAGGCGATACAGCAGGCCGGACATCGTGCCATAGCCTCTGATATTAATCAAGACATTGCTGCTCGCTATTTGGCAGATGAGTTCCTGTTGATGCCTTCCAAGCATGATAGTCAGCTTTGGGAAAAAATAACCAAAATGATAATAGACAATAAAATTCATATTGTGCTCCCTTCCTTAGATGAGACATTACTTGAGTGGAGTATACGAACGGAATTCTATTCTCGCATGGGTGTGCATGTGATTACCTCTGCACCTGCAACGATAGAAGTTTGCCAGGATAAATGGAAAACCTACGAATTTTTTATACGTCACGGCATCCCTACGCCCCCAACGAGCTTAAGTCAAGATTACAATCTGCTTAAGCCAAGATATGGAAGAGGTGGACAAGGAGTTCGTTTCCTTGCACCTGGCGAATCAGTAACCATGGATCAGATGATCACACAGCAAGCAGTAGAAGGGGAAGAGTTCACTGTTGATGTGTTCGTTGATCGACATGGAGACCCTGTATATATTGTTCCCAGACAACGGTGGATGGTCCGTGAGGGCAAGTCCACAGGGGGAATAGTGGTGCACGATCCGGAAATCATACAGTGGATCCATGTGATATGTCAAAAACTGCGGTTTCAAGGTCCAATTAATGTGCAATGTTTTCGCTGTACGGATGGGACGCTGAAGTTTCTGGAAATCAATCCGCGAGTAGCTGGAGGAATGGCATTAGGTTTCGCAGCTACAGAAAATTGGTTCAAATTAATAACGGATCATTTCGTAAATCATAATAATGTGCATCCCAAACCTGTTCAATATGGTATGAAAATGTTGAGGTATTATGATGAAGTCTTTGTTTCCTGA
- a CDS encoding HAD family hydrolase yields the protein MDGTLYDELEFIKQVYQPISMELAKYCLDCRYQIYDWILQRWMEKGSSYNKIFDELLDQYAIPPSIKSIIIDRCLDIYRHFDPKLTLPVDVEQLLDKIASTYNVFLVSDGPAYLQMNKFTSLQLHRWFDEKQAVITGKYGREYYKPSILSVDKIPILRGVCGNKVVYFGDREVDRQFAMRAGFQFVAVSCMQRKVQ from the coding sequence ATGGATGGCACCTTGTACGACGAACTGGAGTTCATAAAGCAGGTGTATCAACCGATATCCATGGAATTGGCCAAGTATTGCCTGGATTGCCGCTACCAAATATATGACTGGATACTGCAACGTTGGATGGAAAAGGGCAGCTCGTATAACAAAATATTTGATGAGTTATTGGACCAATATGCCATTCCCCCATCTATAAAGTCGATCATTATCGACCGATGTTTGGATATATATCGGCATTTTGACCCGAAGCTAACGCTTCCTGTCGATGTGGAACAATTGTTGGATAAGATAGCATCAACCTATAACGTATTTCTTGTATCAGACGGACCTGCGTATTTGCAGATGAATAAGTTCACCTCCCTGCAGTTGCACAGATGGTTTGACGAGAAACAAGCAGTGATTACAGGGAAGTATGGTCGGGAGTATTATAAGCCGTCCATATTATCTGTTGATAAGATCCCCATCTTGCGAGGAGTGTGCGGCAACAAGGTTGTTTACTTTGGTGATCGTGAAGTAGACCGGCAATTCGCAATGCGAGCAGGATTCCAGTTTGTTGCAGTAAGTTGCATGCAAAGGAAGGTACAATAA
- the neuC gene encoding UDP-N-acetylglucosamine 2-epimerase encodes MAIRRVLGVTGIRSEYDIMSSVFRAIEAHSELSLSLVVTGAHLSPGYGMTIEEIRKDGFVIEDQIESLIYGDKDSSRVKGLAIQLQGLVQTIARTRPDILLVLGDREESISTALAGAYMNIPVAHIAGGDRVVGNVDDQVRHAVTKLAHLHFVTNQESYDRVLKMGEQPFRVFNFGNPGLDRLLQMPWLTVSELSQRIGFELNDGEPFIILIQHVISTEIDQAYHQMKVTLEAIEHLKIKTVLSYPNSDAGSQSMRRAIKEYEHLPHLYTAHNIPRLEFVNLMRHAGCMLGNSSAGIMEAPLLKLPVVNIGNRQKGRLHAENVQFVQHNVDEITSAVHKALFDEDYKKLVANCTNPYGNGKTSEAIANVLASIPLDEKICIKDLTY; translated from the coding sequence ATGGCAATTAGGAGAGTACTGGGAGTTACGGGAATTAGATCGGAATATGATATCATGTCCTCCGTATTCCGGGCAATAGAAGCGCATTCGGAATTGTCCTTGTCGCTTGTTGTAACGGGGGCGCATCTTTCACCAGGCTATGGCATGACAATTGAAGAAATACGGAAAGACGGTTTTGTGATTGAGGATCAAATTGAAAGCTTGATATACGGTGATAAGGATTCGTCGAGAGTAAAGGGATTGGCTATTCAACTTCAGGGATTAGTCCAGACTATAGCAAGAACTCGTCCTGATATTCTACTCGTATTGGGAGATAGAGAAGAATCGATCAGCACTGCGTTGGCAGGTGCATATATGAACATTCCTGTCGCACATATAGCAGGTGGGGACAGGGTGGTCGGAAATGTAGATGATCAAGTCAGGCATGCGGTTACCAAGTTGGCTCACTTGCACTTTGTGACCAACCAGGAAAGCTATGATCGAGTTTTAAAGATGGGAGAACAGCCGTTTCGTGTTTTTAACTTTGGGAATCCAGGCCTTGACCGCTTGCTTCAAATGCCATGGCTTACGGTTTCTGAATTATCCCAAAGGATCGGCTTCGAATTGAATGACGGTGAGCCGTTTATTATTTTAATTCAACACGTCATATCAACTGAAATTGATCAAGCATACCATCAAATGAAAGTGACGCTTGAAGCAATCGAGCATCTCAAGATCAAGACGGTACTTAGCTATCCCAATTCCGATGCAGGCAGTCAGAGTATGAGAAGAGCCATAAAAGAATATGAACATCTTCCACACCTGTATACTGCGCATAACATCCCGAGGCTTGAATTTGTTAATTTGATGAGACATGCTGGCTGCATGCTGGGGAATTCAAGTGCAGGAATCATGGAAGCCCCTTTGCTCAAGTTGCCTGTAGTCAATATTGGAAACCGACAAAAGGGGAGGCTGCATGCTGAAAATGTTCAGTTTGTACAACACAATGTGGATGAAATAACCTCGGCTGTTCATAAAGCCTTGTTTGACGAAGACTACAAGAAGCTGGTTGCCAATTGTACCAATCCATATGGGAACGGCAAGACATCTGAAGCCATAGCGAATGTACTGGCATCGATTCCGTTGGATGAAAAAATCTGTATAAAGGATTTGACATATTAA
- a CDS encoding PIG-L deacetylase family protein encodes MGREVVVVAPHPDDETLGCGGTLLRHAASGDRIHWIIVTQMDKANSTEIDRERRKQEIEAVSRMYGFTSVHRLGYTAARLESYPLGDIVASMGEVFRKVLPEIVYLPYPGDIHSDHQTVFQAASACTKWFRYPTVKKIMCYETLSETDFDIHPDGNLFRPNVFVDITDYLDEKIKIMTHYSSEMGDFPFPRSIEAIQSLSAVRGAAAGAKAAEGFMLLKEMI; translated from the coding sequence ATGGGAAGAGAAGTAGTAGTTGTAGCGCCACATCCAGATGATGAAACGCTCGGTTGCGGAGGAACTTTACTGCGTCATGCAGCCAGCGGAGATCGTATCCACTGGATTATCGTCACACAAATGGATAAAGCGAACAGCACGGAAATTGACCGCGAGCGAAGAAAGCAGGAGATAGAAGCCGTTTCCCGTATGTATGGATTTACCAGCGTTCATAGATTAGGATATACTGCAGCCCGATTGGAAAGCTATCCTCTGGGTGACATTGTAGCTAGTATGGGAGAGGTATTTCGAAAAGTTCTACCTGAAATCGTATATTTGCCTTATCCAGGGGATATCCACTCGGACCATCAAACTGTTTTTCAGGCGGCTTCAGCATGTACGAAGTGGTTCCGGTACCCTACTGTAAAAAAGATTATGTGTTATGAGACTTTGTCGGAGACAGACTTCGATATTCATCCAGACGGAAATCTATTTAGGCCTAATGTATTTGTGGATATTACCGATTACTTGGATGAAAAGATTAAAATCATGACTCATTACAGTAGTGAAATGGGGGATTTTCCATTTCCGCGCAGCATAGAAGCCATTCAATCGCTGTCTGCTGTCCGAGGGGCTGCAGCTGGCGCTAAAGCAGCGGAAGGTTTTATGCTTTTGAAGGAGATGATCTAA
- the neuB gene encoding N-acetylneuraminate synthase produces the protein MKRTYIIAEAGVNHNGSLALAKELIEAASDAGADAIKFQTFRADKIVTLNAAKAAYQLTNTSADESQYDMLKKLELSYEQHFELVHYAKERGIQFLSTPFDLESADFLIGKLKLPVMKISSGDLTNALLLLRISQGNIPVILSTGMATLGEIEEALGVLAFGYAVSNRMEPSIERFRQAYRSEKGQASLKQHVTLLHCTSEYPAPVNDVNLKAMLTLSHAFDLPVGYSDHTKGIAIPIAAAALGAQIIEKHFTLDKELPGPDHKASLDPAQLQEMIAAIRDVDQSLGGPLKLPAESELKNLEVSRKSLVTSKPVREGECFTSENLTVKRPGGGTQPMQYWRILGQKATRHYDADELVEL, from the coding sequence ATGAAGCGGACTTATATCATTGCCGAAGCCGGCGTGAATCATAACGGCTCTCTTGCTTTAGCCAAAGAATTGATAGAGGCAGCGTCAGATGCCGGAGCAGACGCAATTAAATTTCAGACCTTTCGTGCCGATAAAATAGTTACGTTGAATGCTGCGAAAGCAGCCTATCAATTAACGAATACGAGTGCGGATGAATCACAATATGATATGCTCAAAAAACTGGAGCTTTCATATGAACAACACTTTGAGCTGGTTCATTACGCGAAAGAGAGGGGCATTCAATTTCTCTCCACTCCTTTTGATCTGGAAAGCGCTGATTTTTTGATTGGCAAGCTTAAATTGCCTGTCATGAAAATATCATCAGGTGATTTGACGAACGCTCTCTTGCTGTTGCGAATTTCCCAAGGTAACATTCCTGTAATCTTGTCAACAGGAATGGCGACATTAGGTGAAATAGAGGAAGCTCTTGGAGTCCTGGCATTTGGGTATGCGGTATCGAATCGAATGGAGCCATCCATTGAACGTTTTCGGCAAGCTTACAGGTCGGAAAAGGGGCAGGCAAGCTTGAAGCAACATGTAACTTTGCTTCATTGTACCAGCGAATATCCTGCACCTGTTAACGATGTTAACTTGAAAGCCATGCTGACCTTGTCTCATGCGTTTGATCTGCCTGTGGGCTACTCAGATCATACGAAGGGCATCGCCATTCCAATTGCTGCGGCCGCGCTAGGGGCACAAATAATAGAAAAACATTTTACGCTTGACAAGGAGCTGCCCGGACCAGATCATAAAGCATCTCTTGATCCGGCGCAATTGCAAGAAATGATAGCAGCAATTAGAGATGTAGATCAATCATTAGGAGGGCCGCTTAAGCTACCCGCAGAGTCCGAGCTTAAGAACCTGGAAGTTTCTCGCAAAAGCTTGGTGACTTCCAAACCTGTACGTGAAGGCGAGTGCTTTACTTCCGAGAACTTGACGGTGAAGCGACCAGGTGGTGGAACACAGCCCATGCAGTATTGGCGCATTCTCGGGCAGAAAGCCACGCGTCATTATGATGCCGACGAGCTAGTGGAACTATGA
- a CDS encoding acetyltransferase, with the protein MKVPIIVIGGGGHARVLMDILLMTNCEILGVTLPHSETETVLDAPVLGQDQQILHHSPNEVMLVNAIGYVGRSRKRINIYHFFKERGYRFHTVIHPSAIISSYTQLGEGVQIMAGAILQAGTSVGCNAVVNTKASVDHDCWVGAHTHIAPGSTLCGHVRLGEESFVGAGAVLLPHKEVGNRCTIGAGSVVVKDVPDDTVVMGVPAEEGKHE; encoded by the coding sequence ATGAAAGTGCCGATAATCGTAATAGGTGGGGGTGGCCACGCTAGAGTGCTCATGGACATCCTCCTTATGACAAATTGTGAAATATTAGGCGTTACCTTGCCTCATTCAGAGACAGAGACTGTACTCGATGCACCGGTGTTGGGGCAGGATCAGCAAATACTGCATCATTCTCCGAATGAGGTGATGCTGGTGAATGCGATTGGGTATGTCGGAAGATCAAGAAAAAGGATCAATATTTACCATTTCTTCAAGGAACGAGGATATCGATTTCACACAGTTATTCATCCGTCAGCAATTATCTCTTCCTATACGCAGTTAGGAGAAGGTGTCCAGATCATGGCGGGTGCCATATTGCAAGCAGGGACCTCCGTAGGGTGCAATGCGGTTGTGAATACTAAAGCTTCTGTTGATCACGATTGTTGGGTTGGTGCTCACACGCATATAGCCCCTGGCTCAACCTTATGCGGTCATGTCAGGCTGGGGGAGGAATCCTTTGTCGGTGCTGGAGCCGTTCTTCTCCCTCATAAGGAAGTGGGGAACCGCTGCACGATTGGAGCTGGCTCCGTTGTTGTTAAAGATGTGCCAGATGATACAGTGGTGATGGGTGTGCCTGCCGAGGAGGGGAAACATGAATAG